One Mangrovimonas cancribranchiae DNA segment encodes these proteins:
- a CDS encoding glycosyltransferase family 2 protein, translating into MPELTVIMPVYNGEKHLEEAVNSVLNQTYTNFTLLVLNDNSSDSTPNILNRYKEQDHRVHVVSKTENQGPANLRNEGIKLAKTEFIALLDADDIALPTRFEKQIDFLKSNPDVGVCGTWFTVFGDKKEKVLKHAIDHEALKIQFLSSCGIGNPTVMFRKSVLGDLQFEHQYVPAEDYGLWSQLIAKTKFHNIPESLLRYRWHPGNISQTKKVNLIKSEILIKKRQLIHLGIDENDTNINYYLHAVSLKRKLPINDIKQVIEAAKTLKNLNLKYKYYNQELFKAHIDNILIRTIRNAKSYNMAFFNYLKKESGYFSKMPIIDKIVIFFKSLF; encoded by the coding sequence AGTGTTTTAAACCAAACTTACACAAATTTTACGCTTTTAGTGTTAAATGATAACTCATCTGATAGTACCCCCAACATTCTTAATCGCTATAAGGAACAAGACCATAGGGTTCATGTTGTAAGCAAAACCGAAAACCAAGGCCCTGCTAACTTAAGAAATGAAGGTATTAAGTTGGCCAAAACAGAATTTATTGCCTTATTAGATGCCGATGACATTGCACTTCCTACCCGATTTGAAAAACAAATAGATTTTTTAAAATCCAATCCCGATGTGGGCGTTTGCGGGACCTGGTTTACTGTGTTTGGTGATAAAAAAGAAAAGGTATTAAAACATGCCATAGACCATGAGGCTCTTAAAATACAATTTTTAAGTAGCTGTGGTATTGGCAACCCAACGGTTATGTTTAGAAAGTCGGTATTAGGTGATTTGCAATTTGAACACCAATATGTTCCTGCTGAAGATTACGGCTTATGGAGTCAATTAATTGCTAAAACTAAGTTTCATAATATACCAGAATCTTTATTGCGTTACAGGTGGCATCCGGGAAATATTAGTCAAACAAAAAAAGTCAATTTAATAAAATCTGAAATCCTTATAAAAAAGCGTCAGTTAATACATTTAGGAATTGACGAGAATGATACTAATATCAATTACTATTTACATGCTGTCTCATTAAAGCGAAAGTTACCTATAAATGATATTAAGCAAGTAATTGAAGCTGCTAAAACACTTAAAAACTTAAATTTAAAATATAAGTATTATAATCAAGAGTTATTTAAAGCACACATAGACAATATTTTGATACGAACCATAAGAAACGCCAAAAGCTACAACATGGCATTCTTTAATTACTTAAAAAAAGAGTCTGGTTATTTCTCTAAAATGCCCATTATAGATAAGATAGTAATTTTCTTTAAAAGTTTATTTTAA